Genomic segment of Coleofasciculus sp. FACHB-T130:
CGACCCAAAATCTGCCTTGGGATAAAATTCACATATTTTGGGGCGACGAACGCTACGTGCCGCCAGACCATCCCGATAGTAACCAAGGGATGGCGCGGAGTGCATGGCTGGATAAAGTAAATATCCCAGCCGCCAACATCCACCCCATGCCAACCGATGAAGCCGATCCATCTGTTGCAGCGGATAAGCACGAACAACATATCAGGGAGTTTTTTCAAGTTCAACCCGGTGAATTTCCAGCGTTCGATCTCATTTTGTTAGGGATAGGAGACGACGGACACACAGCTTCTCTGTTTCCCCACACAGAAGCATTGAATGTACGCGATCGCCTGATTACCGTCGGCAACAAAGATGGGCAACCCCGGATCACCTTCACGGCACCCCTAATTAACCATGCTCGGTGTGTCATATTTGTGGTTGCCGGTGCGAGTAAACGACCTGCTCTCGCTCAGGTTTTTGCTCCTACCGCTGACGACCAAACCTATCCCAGTCGGTTAATCCAGCCCCAAGGCGAACTTTGGTGGCTTTTTGATGAGGCTGCCGGTCTTGAATTAAGCCGGTCTTGAACTAGCCGGTCTTAAACTAAAAAGTTAAGACGCCTCGCCATTCAGACTATATTTGAATTTCCACCTTCCACTCCCATCTCTAGGAGGGATACAGCCTGCAAGGAGGTTTTATGATTGTCTGCCCGAATTGCAATCACCAAAATCCTGATGGAGCAGCCCAGTGTGAGGCTTGCTACACCCCCTTACCCGCCACCACCGCTTGTCCCAACTGTGGCGCACCCGTCCAAACCGACGCTACCTTCTGCGGTCAGTGTGGTTCTAACCTGCGACCGAGCAGTCCAGGTGAGGTAGGGGCATCGACAGGACTAGACCCGTTCCCCGGCGTACCGGACTTAATGGCACCCGATCCGCTGGTGGCACCCGATCCTTTAGTGGCTAGCCCTCAATCATCAATGCCCAGCTCTAGCCCGGATGTACCCGCTCCGGTGGCACCCGTTCCAGCTACAGTGGTCAGTCAGCCACCCGCACAGGAGCAAGCAAGCGTTACCCCCCCGGCGGCTTCTAGCAGCACTCCACCCTCGTCCGCAGCAACTTCTGGTAGCTCAAAAACGCAGCTACAGCAGCAGAATGCCCGTTTGCTGCACGTCCAAACGGATACGATGATTGAATTGCCAGCACAACTGTCGGTGATTCACATCGGCAAGCCAAACGACCAGATTCCACCTGATATTGATGTTTCAGGATTCCCCAATTCCGAGATTGTTTCTCGGATTCATGCGGATATCCGTGTGGAGGGAGACGCCTTCTACATAGAAGACGTTGGGAGTGCGAATGGCACCTACATTAACCATAACCCCCTGCCTAGCGGCAATCGGCACCGTTTAAGAACCGGCGATCGCATTGGCCTAGG
This window contains:
- the pgl gene encoding 6-phosphogluconolactonase, with amino-acid sequence MNKIVEVLPDKTALIERSLQVCVEQIHAAIEQRSLCTIALSGGSTPKPLYEAIATQNLPWDKIHIFWGDERYVPPDHPDSNQGMARSAWLDKVNIPAANIHPMPTDEADPSVAADKHEQHIREFFQVQPGEFPAFDLILLGIGDDGHTASLFPHTEALNVRDRLITVGNKDGQPRITFTAPLINHARCVIFVVAGASKRPALAQVFAPTADDQTYPSRLIQPQGELWWLFDEAAGLELSRS
- a CDS encoding FHA domain-containing protein, with translation MIVCPNCNHQNPDGAAQCEACYTPLPATTACPNCGAPVQTDATFCGQCGSNLRPSSPGEVGASTGLDPFPGVPDLMAPDPLVAPDPLVASPQSSMPSSSPDVPAPVAPVPATVVSQPPAQEQASVTPPAASSSTPPSSAATSGSSKTQLQQQNARLLHVQTDTMIELPAQLSVIHIGKPNDQIPPDIDVSGFPNSEIVSRIHADIRVEGDAFYIEDVGSANGTYINHNPLPSGNRHRLRTGDRIGLGKGDKMTFLFQLS